The stretch of DNA TGACATGTCTAATTTTAGGTGTTAGTCGTTAACTCTTTTGGCTAATGTATAAAATCATTCTATTAATAATTTGGAAAGTTAAGTACTGATTCCCAAGATAATCTGTTAAGTAAAATGGTGATTTTTTACTTATTCAAACTAGTAATATACAAGCAtagtttgatttaaattttgtaatagatgaaattaaattgaaaggtATAAATCTACTAGATAAAGCTATATTAAGGGATCATGGCAACAGTTAATTGGAGTTGAAATTCACAAACTAAACTCAATATAATAATGTACACGATATATTTCAAGCAGTCACACCACAAGTTCGTAAGTCCTAGTTTCCTAAATATTAATcccttagttattttaagtaaaaattcaTTGTTGATAAAGAAAACGTATTTTGGAAGCTAATAATTCATTGAATAAGTGCATCTAAGCAAATTCCATTGAAGCAATTCGGGAAAGAAGAGACATTTATCTTTAAGtgaattcactacaagaaaatgcttcattagtaaccaattttagtgaccaaaagttgttagttactataattactaatttagatacaagtttacaaagtaaaaaaattattggttactaaaatagttattattgtgaataaaaaattataattggtaactaaattagtttttaaaattagctaccatagttttggctaccaaacaaaactggtcactaaaaattagctacctaaaTTTTGGCTatcaaaataacttagttactaaattgctctctaattaattagtgacaaatttagtgaccaattataattttttgtttatattagtgactattttagtaaccaataaattttaattttgtaaattgatatctaaattggtcactataatgactaagaacttttagtcactaaaatagGTTActaaaaacattttcttgtagtgattgaAAATGACcagaaaatttgtttattaaagAGTTTAGTATAGAAGAAGATTTACTTGCTTTCACATATTCAAATTATGCATgagataaagaaaattttaagattatatatgtagttatGCTTTTTTATTGAACTCATAAGCAACATCATATCTAGAAAATAATCCATTATTGTTCTTTCAACTAGTAAAATGGagtttattgttgttattaattGTTTGTGTTAAGTTATCATTTTAAAGAAGGAAACACGATCAACACATGTGATATAAACTTAGGTATAAACCTGGGAtcagatttcaaaatttaacaGTTAAAGCCTTGAAACttgaaatatttagaaaaagaaaaactcaaaaagATAAAGGGAATGTTTGATTTCAATTACGTACTGTTAGCTTAATGAAGGAAATGAAGAAACTTTTACGATAAtagaaaaatacattattattattattattattaaatttaaagttgagaaaaaaaattaagtttgaagaaacaataattttgtatttatgagATGAAAAGGTATTTGTTGTTATATTTAGATGAATACATATAAcaacttaatttaataaaagtatattcattgtaaaatgttttgatgaatatatatatataacaacttAATTCCATAAAATTATCTTGACTcatcatatatattttctacTATTTGTTTCCTTTAGATGTAATAGCAGCCAACTTGGAACGTCGGTTCTTATTTCCCAACGATAATGgagtaaataaaaatactagAATTCAACATACCTAACAAATATTCCAGAGAAATGGAAAATACAATGTTTATTGTAAGAATAATTGCATTGTATTATAAAGAAAGTAAACAAATCAGCTGTCGTAATAATCGCTTGAATAATTAGAACATAAATGTCTTGCAGCATTGCGgtctttatccttttttttctattttaattaaataaaaattcttcTTGCAGTGTGTTTGTTGTTATAGAGTTGCAGTGAAGGTGCGTGGGAGTTGGAAGGAATCTAGAAAGAGTTGAAAGCCTTGATGGCTTGAAATCTTGGCTCCTTTGGTTGGAACTTGAGCGTAGCATAGAGCTTCATGTAATCCTCAAACACAAATTTAGGGTACGAAACCTCTGTTTCCTTTGCCTCTCTCTCCAACAATGGTGGTGCAGGGTAGATGACAGCATCACTCCCAGGGTTGTAGAATGAGGCCACCGACATTCTCGTCCCATCACTTCGAGCCATCACACGATGCTCCACACTCTTGTATTTCCCATTGCTTATTACCTGTCAAATGTTGCATCATCACAATCACTACAACTACAATACATTGTACACTTAATAAAACAAGAAACATACATAGTTAGCATAGTACCTCAATCTGGTCGCCAAGGTTAACAACAATGGAATGGCGCATCGGAGGCACATCCACCCATTGCCCGTCCTTGAGAAGCTGAAGGCCACTTACCTTGTCGTCTTGCAAGAGAAGGATTATCCCACCCGCATCTGTATGGGCACGAAGACCCTTCACCAATTCTGGCTTTGGACACGCAGGGTAGTTTGCCACCTTTGTCCCAAAATTAGGACCGCTTGATCCATGAAACGCCCTCTTCAAGTACCCCTTCTCCAATCCAAGATTTTCACACAGCATATCTAGCAACTCCTCTGCCAGTTTCTCCAATTTCTCTGCAAATTCCTTCATTGCATCCCTGCATGCACACAGTCATATGATATGTCACATTACGACCAATATCTCATGATTCATGCATATACTTGCATGTCTTGGTTTTGAATTTGTTTACCTGTACTGTATGGTGAGATCAGGGATTTCAGAGATGTTGGACGTTGGAAGATGGCGTAAGAAGAAGGTACTCTCCCAGTCCATGTCCTTCAGTTCATCTTGGACACACTCTAATCCTTTGCTTCCCACAGCCTCATTGAACCTCTTCTCCATGCATTTCCTATAATGCTCTTTTGTTAACCTTTCCACCCTATCCAGAAGTTCGTGGGGGATTCCGTGATTCACCAACTACAATCAGGAAATCATCTTAGTTAGCACAGTTCAAAACAACATCACAAAAACTTAGCTTGCAAATTTGTAGAGACTTATATGTTAAAAGAGAGTGGCGAAGGTTTTATGAGGAAGTTGGTGGCGTACCTCAAAAAATCCCCAGTTTTGGCAAGCATCTTCAATCTGATCTAGGGTAGCCTTCTTCTCCTCGCCATTGATATTCGCCAAGTTGATTACGGGGAACTTCTCCATCTCTCTCACtctttttttgttcctctcttgtCACTGAAGGAAAGTAATCTGAGTTTGTTTTGTGTGTAAATGAAAAGCTTTGCGTTTGgtatttatagaaatttaagTGTACAGTACTGGTGAAAAATATGAAGAATGAGGTTAGGTTAAGGCACATGAAGCACGAATTGTCGTGATCATTTAATTCTGTCATTGAATCGTCAACTGTAACGCGGAATGTTGGAGTTATCTGGAGGATCCGCCAACCTTTCAAACCTTTTTGTATTGAGGTGGATTCTACTGACTTCTCAAATGTATACTAGGTTATAGTGTTAGATCATTTCTTAAACAAatgaataataacaaaatatttgtcaaaactttttaaaaatgagTGTTATCAACTACAGTTTGTTATTACTTTATTACTTTCAAATGTTTTTCGTTCTTCATTGGTCAGCAGTTGAAGAGTAGTCACTTTCGGTTCCACTACTATCATCCGATCACGGGTGAAAAATAGACTTTTtcattacttccttttcttGTGTACCAATAATTCCTTTCACACTTGCAGCttctttctttaaaaaaaattacttgcttattttctttttaattttcaatgcgTTGATTTTAGCTTTATAAGATAAGTAAAAGCTATGAAAACCTAATATGAAAACAAGAAATTACTTAAATGTTTTTTCATATAttgtgtatttatatttttctattcaaatataataattaatcttAGGAGTGTCAAGATGGACTTCGGTACACATCAACTTGCTAGTTCGTTAAAATAGGTCAAGTCgagtttaaatatttaacccACCAAGTCATTTTGGTTCGGACAACTTAGTTTGTTAAATTAACATGTTAAAAGACGAGTTTG from Vigna unguiculata cultivar IT97K-499-35 chromosome 8, ASM411807v1, whole genome shotgun sequence encodes:
- the LOC114193537 gene encoding 1-aminocyclopropane-1-carboxylate oxidase-like, yielding MEKFPVINLANINGEEKKATLDQIEDACQNWGFFELVNHGIPHELLDRVERLTKEHYRKCMEKRFNEAVGSKGLECVQDELKDMDWESTFFLRHLPTSNISEIPDLTIQYRDAMKEFAEKLEKLAEELLDMLCENLGLEKGYLKRAFHGSSGPNFGTKVANYPACPKPELVKGLRAHTDAGGIILLLQDDKVSGLQLLKDGQWVDVPPMRHSIVVNLGDQIEVISNGKYKSVEHRVMARSDGTRMSVASFYNPGSDAVIYPAPPLLEREAKETEVSYPKFVFEDYMKLYATLKFQPKEPRFQAIKAFNSF